CGTGCTGCCCATGGTGCAGATGGACAAACACAAGGTGTTGCAGATCCTCATCAACCTCATCAGCAACGCCAAGCACGCGCTGGACGTGCTCCCGGAGAGCCAGCGGCGGCTGCACGTGCGGCTCTCCACCCAGGGGCACAAGGTCCGCGTCGAGGTGGTGGACAACGGCATGGGCATCGCCCCCGAGTCACGTGAGCGGCTCTTCACGCACGGCTTCACCACGCGCAAGAACGGTCATGGCTTCGGCCTGCACTCGAGCGCGCTGGCGGCGCAGATGCTGGGCGGGCAGCTCACGTTGGAGAGCGACGGCCCCGACAAGGGCGCCACGGCCACGCTCGAGCTTCCCCTCGGCTAGGAAGAAAGCGGATTGAGAGGCCATGAAACGATGAGACCGCGCCTGGTGCTGTGGGGTTCGCTGCTGACGCTGCAATTGCTCGCAACGGCCTTTCCTCCCGAGGCCATTGGCCCCGCGGTGGCCGGTTCGGTCTACCTGCCCCTCATGGTCTTGCGAGCGGTGGGCCTCCCCGTTTTCGGGAAGGCGGAGTCCGGGGGATGGCCAGGGCCCTCACTGCTGGGGTGGATCCTGGTTGCCGGCTTCTGGGCGGCCGTGTGGTGGGGCGTGGTATCGCTCGTGAGCCTCCTCGGAGGACGAAAGCAAGGTCCGCCCGCGCGAGGCGCTTCTGGCGGAAGTGAAAGCAAATCCGCCTGAGATTCAAGGTGGTGCCGTCATTCTTGTCATTTCGTCATGGCCCCGTGCGGCCCTACCCCGCCACGGTCAGCACCACCTTGCCCACCGTCTCCCGGCCCTCCAGCCGCCGGTGTGCCTCGGCCGCCTCGGCCAGCGGCAGCTTCAGGCCAATGAGGATCCGAAGTCTCCCGTCCGCGACGTCGCGAATGAGCGACTCGAGGGCCCGGTGATGAGACCCCGGAGGATGCCGCGTGTGCAGCCAGTACGCGCTCACCTTCAATGACTTCTCGTAGAGGGTCTCCACGTCCAGGGCGGGGGGCCGGCCACTCGCCGAGCCATAGCTCACCAGATGTCCGAAGGGAGCCAACACCCGGAGACTCGCCTCCCACGTGCTCGCCCCCACCGCGTCCAGCACGAGGTCCACGCCCCCTCCGTCCGTGCGCCGGTGGACCTCCGTCACCACGTCCTCGCGGTCGTAGCGGATGACCTCGTCGACACCCAGTTCCTGGACGAGCCGGGCCTTGGCCTCGCTCGAGACCGTGCCGAAGACGCGCGCGCCCAGGGCCCTGGCGATTTGCACCGCCAGCACCCCGACGCCCCCCGCCGCCGCATGGACGAGCACGGACTGTCCCCGTTGTACCCGGGCCACCGTGTGCAGCAGGTGGTACGCCGTCAGGCCCTGCACCGGCACCGCGGCGGCTTCCTCGAAGGACACCTCGTCTGGCAGGGCGACGAGGCCACTCGCGGGGGCCTTCGCGAACTCGGCGTAGCACCCCGTCGTCAGCGTGACGACCCGTTGTCCCAGGAGGGCCTCGTCCACTCCCGGCCCCACCGCGCGGACCACTCCGGCGGCCTCGCTCCCGAGAATCCGCGGGAGGGGAACCTTCGTGTCATAGAGCCCTCGGCGCCGTTCCGTGTCCGCGAAGTTCACGCCGGCCGCGTGGACCTGGAGCCGGACCTCCCCTGGCCCCAACTCGGGCTCCGGCACGTCCTCGAGCCGCAGGACCTCGGGGCCCCCGATGTGGTGGTAGCGAATCGCTTTCATGGCGCGTCCTCGTAACAGGCCACCCGCAGCTTCGAACCGGATTTCACTGAAGTAAATGTTATCCCGTTGATTACTGATTTCGCGATCCTTCATACTGCGCCACCCTGGCGATCCGCCATGGCTCTTCACGGGGGAAACACCGGATGCGTACTCGGATGCTCGCGGCCTGCCTCTCACTCGCTGTCTCGGGTTGTGGAACGGAGTTGTCGGAATCATCCGCTGAACAGGCGCGTGCCGAGGAGGCCGGCTTCGGCTCGCTCGGGGATGTCCAGGCCGCGCTCGCGGCACTTCCCTCCGCCGAGATCGTGGGCTCGCACGACGATGGCGTTCCCTTCATGATCAAGGGCCGGTTGAGCACCCCCCAGGGCCTCGCCGCGGGCTCGTCACTGTCGAACATCGCCGCGGTGTTCCGCCTGAACCCCTCCGAGCTGGTGCGGACGCGCTCGCACCGGGACGAGCAGGGCCACCTCCATACCCGCTACGGCCAGACGAAGAATGGGCTGCCGGTGATCGGCGGAGAGATCATCCTCCACCAGGACGCCACCGGCCTCATCTACGCGGCCAATGGCTCGGCGCGTGATGGAGAGCAGGCCCCCACCCGGCCGAGCATCGCGGGTGACGCCGCGAGGAGCGCCGCCCTGAATGCCACCGCGGGCCGCCACCTCGCCACCGAGGGCGAGCCGCGTCTGGTGTACGTCCGCTCCAGCGACGGCGGCACGCTGAAGCTGGTCTATGAGGTCGTGGTGACGGGCGAGGGCGCGACGCTGCCCATCCGGGACCACGTGTTCGTCAACGCGGTGAACGGCTCCATCGAGCGGCGCGACGCGGACATCCACACGGCGCTCAACCGCATCGTCTACTCGGGGAAGACCAACACGGTCGTCCGCAAGGAGGGAGATCCCCCCACGGGAGACGTGATCGTGGACACGACCTACGACAACCTGGGCGAGACCTACAACTGCTACAAGACCCTGTTCAATCGCGACTCGTACAACAACGCGGGCGCGACACTGAAGGCCACGGTCCACTACGGCACCAACTACGTGAACGCCTATTGGGACGGCACGCAGATGGTGTACGGCGATGGCGACGGCGTGAACTCGCTCGCGCTCGGCCTGGACAAGGACGTGACCACGCACGAGCTCACCCACGCCGTGACCGAGAACGAGTCCAACCTCATCTACTCGGGCGAGTCCGGCGGGCTCAACGAGTCCCTCTCCGACATCTTCGCCAGCGTGTGCGAGAGCTGGGCCTCGGGCACCTGGTCCACGGCCCCGGACATCTACAAGATCGGCGAGGACGTCTGGACGCCGGGGACCGCCGGTGACGCGCTCCGCTACATGGACGACCCGGCCAAGGACGGCGTCTCGCTCGACTATTGGACGAGCAGCGCGGGCAGCAAGGACGTGCACTACAGCTCGGGCATCAGCAACCTGGCCTATGCGCTCCTGACCAAGGGCGGCACGCACCCGCGCGGCAAGAGCACCACGGTCGTGACGGCGATCGGCGTGGAGAAGGCCGGACGCATCTTCTACAGGGCCAACACGGACTACTTCACGGCCTCCACCTCCTTCGCCCAGGCGAAGACGTACACCGGACAGGTCGCGACGGCACTCGGCTACACCTCGGCGGAGATCGCCTCCGTGGCGGCGGCCTGGACCGCGGTGGGCGTGGGCGTCGGGGTGCCGCCCCCGCCCGCCACATTGACCAACGGCGTGGCGAAGACGGGCCTGGGCGCTTCCACGGGCAGCGAGCTGTACTACTACCTGGACGTGCCGGCCAACACGGCGTCCTCGTTCGTCATGAACGGTGGCACGGGAGACGCGGACCTGTACGTGAAGGCGGGCGCCACCCCGACCACGACCGCGTATGACTGCCGCCCGTACAAGACGGGCAATGCCGAGTCGTGCGCCATCGCGGCGCAGACCACGGCCACCCGCGTCTACGTGATGCTGCGCGCCTACAGCACCTTCTCCGGTGTATCGCTCACGGGCATCTATTAGCGGGCTTCAGCGCGGAGGTGGAGCGTAGGTCCAGGCGAGGAGGTCGGAGCGCTGTACGGAGCGCCCGTCCTTCAAGACCTCCAACGAGGCCTCCCCTCCCGCCCGAAGGACATACGTATAGCCCTCGTTGCGGAAGGTGAAGATGGAGCCGTCCGGGGTGCGTTCCTCGGTCCCGCCCTGGACCGTCTGCGAAGCCGGAGTCGTCTGGCCATAACCCTCCACCCGCGTCTGCTTCGCCTTGGCGGCGGCGGTGAAGTCGAAGGACTGGTAGGTGAAGCCATTCGCCTCCTGGGTGACGAGCACGCTGCGGGTGCCATCGAAGCCCATCACCCGCACGCCCAGCATCCACCGGCAGGACAGGTCCACCCCACCCGCCTGGAGGCTCACGAAGGGGGGAATCAGCGCGCGGTCGGGCTCGGGCAACATGCCAGGGTTGACCGCATGCAGGTTGCCCGCCTCCTTGCCGTCCTGGAGCAGCGGGTAGAAACGCTGGCCGGCTCCGGGAGACACCTCTCCCAGTGCGTAGGTCTGCTGGGTGGACGGAGCACCCTTGCGCTTCTCCACCCAGGTGAGCGTGGCGGTGGATCCCCCCTCGTCGCGCTCGACGACGGCGATCCGGGGCCGGTTCGTCCCATCACAGAGAAACCAGGCGGGACGCGGCGAGCCCTTCAGGCGCGAGAAGGTGTGGCTCGCCGCGGCGGGCTCCTCGGGCCGGGGGCTGGCCGTGGCACCGGGAGCACCCGCGTCGGGAGCAGCGGCCGCGGCCACGGGTGCCACGGGAGGAGCCTCGACGGGAGGCCGCGGGGCCGCCGTTGATTTCTCCTGACAAGCACCCAACACAAACAGCAGCACGGGCGTGAACAGAGAACCGCTCCGGCGGACCTGGAGCATGGGCAGTCTTGAGGGGAATGAAAGACGTCGCATGTGACTGTCCTTAACATGACGTCCTTCACCCCAAGCGGTGATTCGCGCTGGGCCGCGCGTGAAGGACTCCGGTAGCGTCATCCGCGAGAGGAGCGTTCGACATTGGCCCCATCCGATGATGACTCCGACCCCAAGCCCACACTGCCCAGACTCAGCCGGCGGGATTTCTTCACCGGCGCGGGCGCGTCCGCGCTGACCGCCACGCTGGTCCAGTCCACCGCGCAGGCGGCCGCGTCCCCTCCACCAGTCCTGGGCCCCGAGCCCGCCTCGCTGTCCCTCACCGTCAATGGCCGCGCCGTGGCCGTCCAGGCCGATCCCGCCACGACCCTCGCCGAGGTGCTGCGCAATCACCTCGGCCTGACGGGAACGAAGATTGGCTGTGACCGCGGCGCCTGCTCGGCCTGCACGGTCTGGCTCGATGGCGAGGTCGCCGCGAGCTGCATGACGCTCGCCCTGGACGCCCGGGGCCGGAAGATCACCACCATCGAGGGACTCGCCCGGGGTGACGAGCTCCATCCGGTCCAGCGCGCCTTCGTGGAGAACGATGCGCTCCAGTGCGGGTTCTGCACGCCCGGCATGGTGATGAGCTGCGCCGCGCTGGTCGAGCGCAATCCGAAGTGCACGCTCGAGGATGTGAAGCAGGCGGTCAGCGGTCATCTGTGCCGGTGCGGCACCTATCCCAACGTCTTCAAGGCGACCCTCGCGGCGGCCCAGGCGGGTGGAAAGACAAAGGGGAACAGCTGATGCAAGACGTCAAGGACACCACGGGTACCCAGGGAGCTGGCTCCTCCGCCGAAGGACAGAAGGCCCCGCAGGCGGGTCCCCAGAAGGCGCCGCCGCCGAACCCGGGACCCTCGAGGCAGCAGGCGCTCTCGTATGGGATTGTCGGCCAGGGATTGAAGGAGGTCACCCGGCGGGTCCCCGAGGACGAGCCCCCTCCCCTCCCCGAGAACGCGAAGCTCAAGTCCATCGGCAAGCCTGTCTCCCGCCTGGATGGAATCGAGAAGGTCACCGGCAGGGCCCGCTATACCTTCGATGTCCAGCTTCCCGGCATGCTCTGGGGCAAGTGGGTCGTCTCGCCGCTGCCCCATGCGCGCATCAAGTCCATCGATACCTCGGCGGCCGAGCGCGCTCCGGGAGTCCGAGCCGTTCACGTCCTGGAGCTGCTGCTGTCCACCGCGCGGTTGCGTGACCCCAAGGCGGAAAAGGGCAATCGCTATCCCACGGTCCGCTACGCGGGCCAGCCCATCGCGGCGGTCGCGGCCGACAACCCCCGCGCCGCCGAGGCCGCGGCACGGCTGATCAAGGTGGAATACGAGCCCCAGGCCCACGTCACCGGCATTGAGGAGGCGATGAAGGAGAACGCACCTCGCGTCTACCCCGGCCCCACCGAGCAGCCGGCGACGGCGGGAGGCGGAGGAGCGCCTCCAGGCCTCCCCCAGAATGGCAACGTGCGAGGTCCCGACACGAAGCCCCGGGGCATGGGCCCGCGCGGGGATGTCGCCCAGGGGTTTCGCGAGTCCGACGTGGTGGTCGAAGCGGAATACCGCACGCAGGTGCAGACCCACGTGCCCATGGAGCCGCATGGACTCGTCGCCGATTGGCGGGACGAGGGTCTCACCCTCTACGCCTCCACCCAATACATTGGCAGCGTCCGGGACGAGGCGGCCGAGCACTTCGATCTGCCGAAGAGCAAGGTCCGGGTGATCAGCGACTTCACCGGCGGCGGCTTCGGCGCGAAGTATGGAATTGGCAACTTCGGGCTGCTCGCCATCCATCTATCGCGCAAGGCCCGGGCGCCGGTGCGGATGATCCTGGATCGCCGGGACGAACATGTCTCGGGTGGCAATCGTCCCAACAGCATTCAACGGCTCAAGCTCGGCGCGAAGCGTGACGGCACCCTCGTGGCGCTCCAGCTCCAGGCGTATGGCAGCGGAGGCGTGGCCGGAGGCGCGGGGGTCGGCTTCGCGCATGGCACCCTCTATGCCTGCCCGAACGTGCACGTGGAGCAGTACGACGTCTTCACCAACACGGGGCCCTGCGCCGCCTTCCGGGCGCCCGGTCAGGCCCAGGGCATGTTCGGCCTGGAGCAGGCCGTGGACGAGCTGGCGGAGAAGCTCGGGATGGATCCGCTCGCGCTCCGGGAGAAGATCGACATCTCCGGGACGGATGATTGTCTGGCCCGGGCACATGAGCGCCGCGTGGGCGCCGAGCGGTTCGGCTGGAACAAGCGGCGGCCCGCGGGCTCGGACAAGGGAGCCATCAAGCGGGGCATGGGAGTCGCCCAGTCCCAGTGGCTCTACCTCGTCCACCGGAACGCCGCGTGCGAGGTGCGGGTGATGGGCGATGGTTCCGTCGAGGCCTTCAGCAGCACGCAGGACATCGGGACGGGGACTCGCACCATCCTGGCCCAGGTGGTGGCGGAGGAGTTCGGCCTGCGCCCCGAGGAGGTGGGTTCCCATATCGGCGACTCCCGCTATCCAGGCGGGCCCGCCTCCGGTGGGAGCCGGGTCACCAGCTCCCTGACTCCCGCCGCCCGGAATGCCGCTTGGCGCTGTGCCCGTGATCTGGCCACACGCCTCGCCCCCGTTCTCGACACGAACGCGGATGACATCGTCTTCGCGGCGGGCAAGGTGATGGTGAAGGGCAAGCCCGCGTCGGCGATGCCGTTTCGCGAGGCGGTCAAGAAGGCCCGGTTCCAGGAGATCTCCCACCGCGCCGAGCGCCGGGACGACTACGAAGGGTACATGGCCGTGACCCCGGACATGAGCATCAGCCGGCATGGAATTGGGGGCGTCCAGTTCGCCGAGGTCGAGGTCGATACCGAGACGGGCATCGTCAAGGTGGTGCGGATGGTCGCGGTGCACGACTGCGGGCGTCCCATCAATCCCAAGCTCACCGAGAGCCAGATCTTCGGAGGGGTGATTCAAGGCGTGAGCTACGCCCTCTACGAGGAGCGGCACCTGGATGCCGCGAGCGGCCACCAACTCAACGCCAACGTCGATCAATACAAGATCGTCGGCTCGCGCGAGGTGCCGAGCATCGAGGTCATCCTGCTCGAGCAGCTCGGGGCGCAGTCCTCGACGGACGCGCGTGGAGTCGCCGAGCCCGCCAACGTGGCGACGGCGGCGGCGGTGGCCAATGCCTTCTACAACGCGACGGGCAAGCGCATCCGCACGCTCCCGATGACGCCCGCGAATGTGCTCGCGGCGCTGCGCGCCTGAATCGGACCGGAGGACGCATGCAGAGCTTCGAGTGGGTGGATGCTGAATCCGTGGAGCAGGCCGTGTCGCTGCTGGGTGAAGGCAGCGAGCGCGCGCCGGTCATGGCGAAGGCCGGTGGGATGGATCTGCTGGATCTGATGAAGGGCGGCGTGGTGTCCCCGCGCCGGGTGGTCAACCTCAAGACCATCAAGGGCCTGGACGGGGTGCGCTTCGACGCGAAACAGGGGCTGGAGCTCGGCACCCTGGTGACGCTGAGCCGGGTGTCGCGGGAGCCCGAGGTGCGCCGCCGCTTCGTGGCGCTCGCGGAAGCGGCGGAGCATGCCGCGACGCCGCAGGTCCGCAATGCCGCCACCCTGGGCGGCAACCTGCTCCAGCGGCCCCGCTGCTGGTACTTCCGCAACGAGTACTTCCACCAGGTGGAGGGCAACGAGGTCGAGCGGGTCCGCGAGGGGCAGAACCA
Above is a window of Cystobacter fuscus DNA encoding:
- a CDS encoding (2Fe-2S)-binding protein translates to MAPSDDDSDPKPTLPRLSRRDFFTGAGASALTATLVQSTAQAAASPPPVLGPEPASLSLTVNGRAVAVQADPATTLAEVLRNHLGLTGTKIGCDRGACSACTVWLDGEVAASCMTLALDARGRKITTIEGLARGDELHPVQRAFVENDALQCGFCTPGMVMSCAALVERNPKCTLEDVKQAVSGHLCRCGTYPNVFKATLAAAQAGGKTKGNS
- a CDS encoding quinone oxidoreductase family protein; this encodes MKAIRYHHIGGPEVLRLEDVPEPELGPGEVRLQVHAAGVNFADTERRRGLYDTKVPLPRILGSEAAGVVRAVGPGVDEALLGQRVVTLTTGCYAEFAKAPASGLVALPDEVSFEEAAAVPVQGLTAYHLLHTVARVQRGQSVLVHAAAGGVGVLAVQIARALGARVFGTVSSEAKARLVQELGVDEVIRYDREDVVTEVHRRTDGGGVDLVLDAVGASTWEASLRVLAPFGHLVSYGSASGRPPALDVETLYEKSLKVSAYWLHTRHPPGSHHRALESLIRDVADGRLRILIGLKLPLAEAAEAHRRLEGRETVGKVVLTVAG
- a CDS encoding M4 family metallopeptidase; the protein is MRTRMLAACLSLAVSGCGTELSESSAEQARAEEAGFGSLGDVQAALAALPSAEIVGSHDDGVPFMIKGRLSTPQGLAAGSSLSNIAAVFRLNPSELVRTRSHRDEQGHLHTRYGQTKNGLPVIGGEIILHQDATGLIYAANGSARDGEQAPTRPSIAGDAARSAALNATAGRHLATEGEPRLVYVRSSDGGTLKLVYEVVVTGEGATLPIRDHVFVNAVNGSIERRDADIHTALNRIVYSGKTNTVVRKEGDPPTGDVIVDTTYDNLGETYNCYKTLFNRDSYNNAGATLKATVHYGTNYVNAYWDGTQMVYGDGDGVNSLALGLDKDVTTHELTHAVTENESNLIYSGESGGLNESLSDIFASVCESWASGTWSTAPDIYKIGEDVWTPGTAGDALRYMDDPAKDGVSLDYWTSSAGSKDVHYSSGISNLAYALLTKGGTHPRGKSTTVVTAIGVEKAGRIFYRANTDYFTASTSFAQAKTYTGQVATALGYTSAEIASVAAAWTAVGVGVGVPPPPATLTNGVAKTGLGASTGSELYYYLDVPANTASSFVMNGGTGDADLYVKAGATPTTTAYDCRPYKTGNAESCAIAAQTTATRVYVMLRAYSTFSGVSLTGIY
- a CDS encoding xanthine dehydrogenase family protein molybdopterin-binding subunit, whose translation is MQDVKDTTGTQGAGSSAEGQKAPQAGPQKAPPPNPGPSRQQALSYGIVGQGLKEVTRRVPEDEPPPLPENAKLKSIGKPVSRLDGIEKVTGRARYTFDVQLPGMLWGKWVVSPLPHARIKSIDTSAAERAPGVRAVHVLELLLSTARLRDPKAEKGNRYPTVRYAGQPIAAVAADNPRAAEAAARLIKVEYEPQAHVTGIEEAMKENAPRVYPGPTEQPATAGGGGAPPGLPQNGNVRGPDTKPRGMGPRGDVAQGFRESDVVVEAEYRTQVQTHVPMEPHGLVADWRDEGLTLYASTQYIGSVRDEAAEHFDLPKSKVRVISDFTGGGFGAKYGIGNFGLLAIHLSRKARAPVRMILDRRDEHVSGGNRPNSIQRLKLGAKRDGTLVALQLQAYGSGGVAGGAGVGFAHGTLYACPNVHVEQYDVFTNTGPCAAFRAPGQAQGMFGLEQAVDELAEKLGMDPLALREKIDISGTDDCLARAHERRVGAERFGWNKRRPAGSDKGAIKRGMGVAQSQWLYLVHRNAACEVRVMGDGSVEAFSSTQDIGTGTRTILAQVVAEEFGLRPEEVGSHIGDSRYPGGPASGGSRVTSSLTPAARNAAWRCARDLATRLAPVLDTNADDIVFAAGKVMVKGKPASAMPFREAVKKARFQEISHRAERRDDYEGYMAVTPDMSISRHGIGGVQFAEVEVDTETGIVKVVRMVAVHDCGRPINPKLTESQIFGGVIQGVSYALYEERHLDAASGHQLNANVDQYKIVGSREVPSIEVILLEQLGAQSSTDARGVAEPANVATAAAVANAFYNATGKRIRTLPMTPANVLAALRA